In the genome of Mucilaginibacter sp. 14171R-50, the window ATGTTCCCGCTGGTGGGCAATATCCTTACTTTCTGAAATGTGCCTGGCATCGAATGCCAGCTTTTCCTGCAAAGACATGAACGTTTCCATATCAGGAGCCGCCAATGTTTTCATGTCCACGGAAGCAATGGCTTTGGCAAAATCCGCTGAACTGGTAGCTGCATCCGCGCTGTTTGATGCAACGAGGGCGTTCTTTACGCCATAATAAGATTTCAATAAGGTACTAAGTGCAGTCGATTTGGTAGCCTGCGCAAAAAGTTGTTGGGTAAAAATCGTTGCGATAAGCGCAACCATCAAAAATATTTTTTTCATGATCTTTAAAAATTAAATTACTTAACAGCATTATATAAATAGCATGGCAGGGCCATGTAAAGTTTAGCTTACAGTAATCAGATCAGGAAACTTTGTATTGCGGTGCGTATATCTCTTTGCGGCGGCCATCGTCGCCCTGCTTTAATTGTCAGTTTGGATAAGCGCAAGTCAGTTACCGGGACCAGGAAAACATCGATCGGTTTACCGATGTAAATGAAAGGTGGCAGGACCAGCAAAAGATTGGTTGCGGGAACCTGTTTTGCCTGGGAAATAAAATTATTCACAGCCCCCTGGCAGCAAAAATCTTTGGCAAGGAAAATAGGGTCGCCCGTGTTTTTTTCATGGACAACCATCGAGGAATGTTCATGATGTTCCGTATGAGAGGCTGTTTCAGCATGCTGCCGATGTGACATATGTAATGCACAGCTAAAACCGGCAAGTGTGTTCAGCAGGAATACGGTCAACAATATCAGGGCTTTAGCTCTCATTCAGGTACAAACTTAAACATAAACCTGACGGAAGATTTATATAATTCCGTCAAATAATTATATTTTGCGGTAATTTTTAAACGGCAACCCGCGCAATCTTCTGCATGATAGAATGATCCTCGCCAAATTTGCATAGCGCGTCACAATGTTGCCTGAGGTCAGAAAAACAGATATATTTCATTCCCATGTTGCCTTTACGGATCGACGGTCTTGACAACTGCATAATAACATCTTTTTCGCGCGCATCCGGCACTACCAGGTAAAGGACTTCTTCTTTGTTGTTCAGACTACAGCTTAAATCGGTCAGTCGAAGGATACCGGAATAAATGCTGGTGCTTTTTTCGACTTCAAAGGCAGCGATGACCTTTGTTGTGCCTTTTTGAAACCAAAGGACATCAATCAGCTTAACTGTATTCAGGACTTCCCGTTCCAGTTCGATCATGGGAAATTCAGGCAGCGATATAAAGCTGAATTTATTCCCGCCCCAATCCTTGGACCGGTCATTTGAGGCTGCAATTACATCATACCCAAGAGCGTGTCCTATCTTTAAC includes:
- a CDS encoding DUF3347 domain-containing protein, with product MKKIFLMVALIATIFTQQLFAQATKSTALSTLLKSYYGVKNALVASNSADAATSSADFAKAIASVDMKTLAAPDMETFMSLQEKLAFDARHISESKDIAHQREHFANLSANFFKLAKAVKLTDEAIYYDYCPMKKSYWLSADAAIKNPYYGSQMLTCGKVSETLNK